Proteins encoded by one window of Panicum virgatum strain AP13 chromosome 7N, P.virgatum_v5, whole genome shotgun sequence:
- the LOC120683099 gene encoding uncharacterized protein LOC120683099 isoform X1: MARHGRILWSEDPEYLNHNHLMLLSCGPPEYITGGPVIDHEGSVVGMTLDNSGEHANILAISTILTCIEMWMKFSRIARPVHGLSLRTVELLEASLQEVISLDHNINNGYIVDEVSIGSTAEKLGIRNGDVIVSLDGLCVQTLPQLEDYLLSLGWDFLQGSTDSSSTVDLISSLKFMISSNVVQEASPCPLKYVMLQNEKNTKPTYCLSVPRTPYGDAR; the protein is encoded by the exons ATGGCCAGGCATGGTAGGATCTTGTGGTCTGAAGATCCAGAATATTTAAATCACAACCACCTCATGCTTCTTAGCTGTGGACCTCCTGAG TATATCACTGGAGGACCAGTGATTGATCATGAGGGCAGTGTCGTTGGGATGACATTGGATAATAGTGGTGAGCATGCTAATATTCTTGCCATCTCCACCATCCTCACATGCATTGAAATGTGGATGAAGTTCAG TCGTATTGCTCGCCCCGTACATGGTTTGAGTTTAAGGACAGTGGAGCTGCTGGAGGCGTCGCTCCAGGAGGTGATATCTCTTGATCACAACATCAACAATGGCTACATTGTAGATGAG GTATCAATTGGTTCTACTGCTGAGAAGCTTGGCATTAGAAATGGAGATGTGATTGTTTCTCTTGATGGGCTGTGTGTTCAAACTCTACCTCAG TTGGAAGATTATCTTCTCTCTCTTGGTTGGGATTTCTTGCAGGGAAGCACTGATTCAAGTTCCACCGTAGATCTCATCTCAAG CTTGAAGTTTATGATCTCCTCGAACGTGGTACAAGAAGCATCACCTTGCCCGTTGAAATATGTGATGCTTCAGAATGAGAAAAATACGAAACCAACATACT GTTTATCAGTGCCGAGGACTCCATATGGTGATGCAAGATAG
- the LOC120683099 gene encoding serine protease HtrA-like isoform X2, producing MARHGRILWSEDPEYLNHNHLMLLSCGPPEYITGGPVIDHEGSVVGMTLDNSGEHANILAISTILTCIEMWMKFSRIARPVHGLSLRTVELLEASLQEVISLDHNINNGYIVDEVSIGSTAEKLGIRNGDVIVSLDGLCVQTLPQLEDYLLSLGWDFLQGSTDSSSTVDLKLEVYDLLERGTRSITLPVEICDASE from the exons ATGGCCAGGCATGGTAGGATCTTGTGGTCTGAAGATCCAGAATATTTAAATCACAACCACCTCATGCTTCTTAGCTGTGGACCTCCTGAG TATATCACTGGAGGACCAGTGATTGATCATGAGGGCAGTGTCGTTGGGATGACATTGGATAATAGTGGTGAGCATGCTAATATTCTTGCCATCTCCACCATCCTCACATGCATTGAAATGTGGATGAAGTTCAG TCGTATTGCTCGCCCCGTACATGGTTTGAGTTTAAGGACAGTGGAGCTGCTGGAGGCGTCGCTCCAGGAGGTGATATCTCTTGATCACAACATCAACAATGGCTACATTGTAGATGAG GTATCAATTGGTTCTACTGCTGAGAAGCTTGGCATTAGAAATGGAGATGTGATTGTTTCTCTTGATGGGCTGTGTGTTCAAACTCTACCTCAG TTGGAAGATTATCTTCTCTCTCTTGGTTGGGATTTCTTGCAGGGAAGCACTGATTCAAGTTCCACCGTAGATCTCA AGCTTGAAGTTTATGATCTCCTCGAACGTGGTACAAGAAGCATCACCTTGCCCGTTGAAATATGTGATGCTTCAGAATGA